In Terriglobus sp. TAA 43, a single window of DNA contains:
- the mutL gene encoding DNA mismatch repair endonuclease MutL, which yields MGRIRVLSDQVANQIAAGEVVERPASVVKELLENAMDAGATRIRIEIEGGGRKLIRIVDNGHGMVRDDAMLAFERHATSKLRNAEDLNHIATLGFRGEALPSIASVARVEMDTRSEDDAVGTRIEIVGGSMTKVEDVGAPTGTTIAIRDLFFNVPARKKFLKSEPTELSHVAALVTHYALAHPNKHFELHTATNALLVAPAVRDASERVFQILGGDVSRDMIPVAAEIDFTRAGLPEPPPWRREEDYVPPTPGFLRVSGFVSKPELQKLNRGSIYVFVNGRQVRDRLILHALTEAYKNILPPTSFPVVLLFLEMPAAEVDVNVHPAKTEVRFRQSSFVHDFVRDAVRNSVLKARPAASFLTAVAPPITPRAGDNFLNATEGFDLDPVVRGPGPGSDAPWSEHQISEAEAQDRQRELERVSDRIDAQDAEGFSLTAKPTTPVAGRFSFPLEDREDQFENHPERSAAESKDPHSSTPPWTYPGSDPHAATHLPIGTPNQAPAAERIEDTARLDGLGGLRPLGQLQNSFILAVNEQGLWIIDQHVAHERILFEKVLRERQVEKVQRQRLLMPLLIDLIPAQMANFAQMADELSRNGFEAEPFGPRTLAVKAAPVGLEGKELELALAELLQTDDDAPQADNMEERRRRIAASIACHAAVKINMPLEQSKMQWLLDELGKTENPMACPHGRPIALRYSHKEIQRAFQRI from the coding sequence ATGGGCCGTATCCGCGTACTTTCCGACCAGGTGGCGAACCAGATTGCCGCAGGCGAGGTCGTCGAACGCCCCGCCTCCGTCGTTAAAGAGCTGCTGGAAAACGCCATGGACGCGGGCGCCACGCGCATCCGCATTGAAATTGAGGGCGGCGGCCGCAAACTGATCCGCATCGTCGACAACGGCCACGGCATGGTCCGCGACGACGCCATGCTCGCCTTCGAGCGCCACGCCACCAGCAAGCTGCGCAACGCGGAAGACCTGAACCACATTGCCACGCTCGGCTTCCGCGGCGAGGCTCTGCCGTCCATCGCCTCCGTAGCGCGCGTCGAAATGGACACACGCAGCGAAGACGATGCTGTCGGAACGCGCATTGAAATCGTCGGCGGCAGCATGACCAAGGTGGAAGATGTGGGCGCGCCCACCGGCACCACCATTGCCATCCGCGACCTTTTCTTCAACGTCCCGGCACGCAAGAAATTCCTGAAATCGGAGCCGACAGAGCTGTCGCACGTGGCCGCGCTGGTCACGCATTATGCGCTGGCGCACCCGAACAAGCATTTCGAACTTCACACCGCGACGAACGCGCTGCTCGTGGCGCCCGCCGTCCGCGACGCCAGCGAGCGCGTCTTCCAAATTCTCGGCGGCGACGTTTCGCGTGACATGATCCCAGTCGCAGCGGAGATCGATTTCACCCGCGCAGGTCTGCCCGAACCCCCACCCTGGCGACGCGAAGAAGACTATGTCCCTCCCACCCCCGGCTTCCTGCGTGTGAGTGGCTTTGTCTCCAAGCCCGAGCTGCAAAAGCTCAATCGTGGCTCGATTTACGTCTTCGTCAACGGCCGACAGGTGCGTGACCGTCTCATCCTTCACGCGCTGACTGAGGCTTACAAGAACATCCTTCCGCCCACATCGTTTCCGGTGGTGCTGCTGTTCCTCGAAATGCCTGCTGCGGAAGTGGATGTGAATGTCCATCCCGCGAAGACGGAGGTGCGCTTCCGCCAATCCAGCTTTGTGCATGACTTCGTGCGGGATGCGGTGCGCAACTCGGTGCTGAAAGCGCGGCCCGCAGCCAGCTTCCTCACGGCTGTCGCCCCGCCCATTACGCCACGCGCAGGTGACAACTTCCTGAATGCAACGGAAGGATTCGATCTCGATCCCGTAGTGCGCGGACCGGGCCCCGGCAGTGATGCACCTTGGAGTGAACATCAGATATCTGAAGCGGAGGCGCAGGATCGTCAACGCGAACTGGAACGCGTCAGCGACCGCATCGACGCGCAGGACGCGGAAGGTTTCTCGCTAACGGCAAAGCCCACCACGCCAGTAGCCGGTCGCTTCAGCTTCCCATTGGAAGATCGGGAAGACCAATTCGAAAATCATCCTGAGCGGAGCGCAGCGGAGTCGAAGGACCCGCATTCCTCTACACCGCCATGGACATATCCGGGAAGCGACCCTCACGCCGCAACCCATTTGCCCATCGGCACCCCAAACCAAGCCCCCGCTGCCGAACGCATCGAAGACACCGCCCGCCTCGATGGCCTTGGCGGCCTGCGTCCGCTCGGCCAGCTTCAGAACTCCTTCATCCTCGCCGTCAACGAGCAGGGCCTTTGGATCATCGACCAGCACGTCGCCCACGAACGCATCCTGTTTGAAAAGGTCCTGCGCGAACGTCAGGTGGAGAAGGTCCAACGCCAACGCCTGCTTATGCCGTTGCTCATCGACCTCATCCCGGCGCAAATGGCCAACTTTGCCCAGATGGCCGATGAACTCTCCCGTAACGGCTTCGAAGCAGAGCCTTTCGGCCCACGCACCCTCGCCGTCAAGGCCGCTCCCGTCGGGCTCGAAGGCAAGGAACTCGAACTAGCTCTGGCGGAACTGCTGCAAACCGACGATGACGCTCCGCAGGCCGATAACATGGAGGAGCGCCGCCGCCGTATCGCCGCTTCCATCGCCTGCCATGCCGCCGTGAAGATCAATATGCCCTTGGAACAGAGCAAAATGCAGTGGCTACTCGACGAATTGGGAAAAACTGAGAATCCAATGGCATGTCCACATGGCAGACCCATCGCTTTGCGTTATTCTCATAAAGAGATCCAGCGGGCGTTCCAGCGCATTTAG
- a CDS encoding alpha/beta hydrolase-fold protein — MHFVFLVSYTSAHMRAALLICCLLLSLTAKAQEPYPLTPDSEVQNVPHGTVEKTTLPPGQFYPGTPHTVSIYLPPNAGAEPLPYMVFLDGSGYLGGRMRAATVFDNLIAKHQLPPMVGIFIDPGVLPAIRPDAQNRYERVFEYDSLSNRYVNFLMQEVVPFVEKRHALSKDPNAHAIGGTSTGAVGAFVAAWHRPDQFRRVLSLIGTYVAMKGADTLPELVRKTEPKPIRIWMQDGANDHITPDEPYGTFFAGTWPRANQLLFDALQFSGYDAKLTIGTGGHDTKQGSAELPDALRWLWRDYSPEHGIGTIEVHPPAAQSTAGFDKRGSIWATVDAVGGWQEIGPDWAASDLQPTSTGDLYFVDGEDHLHRFDGQVSTQLHYGGWPRAYTLFHGGPNLLAPGFYDSLDEYSPSLQKLKEWKMPHAEWIWSLLSLSDRMVYLLTSRSPTSREDTRIYWADLTTRTAKFNSVKAPGSLLGTLTASPDQAMLVITDREHRHQWSMQLDKDGKPINPEPFYRLEVLDDETGAKGAAFDSIGQVYFATKIGVQIAEANGRIAMILNSPIPDKPVDNIAFGGPDQDWLYVTVDGKLYRRKMKTHAVPVDKPEKPPQPPL; from the coding sequence GTGCACTTTGTCTTTCTCGTCTCCTATACTTCGGCCCACATGCGCGCCGCCCTTCTCATCTGCTGCCTATTACTGTCCCTGACCGCGAAAGCGCAGGAACCCTATCCGCTCACGCCCGATTCGGAAGTGCAGAACGTCCCGCACGGCACGGTCGAAAAGACCACGCTGCCACCGGGCCAGTTCTATCCCGGCACACCACACACGGTCAGCATCTACCTGCCACCCAACGCAGGCGCAGAGCCATTGCCTTACATGGTCTTCCTCGACGGCAGCGGCTATCTCGGCGGACGCATGCGCGCAGCCACCGTCTTTGACAACCTCATCGCGAAGCATCAACTACCACCGATGGTCGGCATCTTCATCGACCCCGGCGTGCTACCCGCCATCCGTCCCGATGCGCAGAACCGCTACGAACGCGTCTTCGAATACGACTCGCTTTCGAATCGCTACGTGAACTTCCTCATGCAGGAAGTTGTGCCCTTTGTTGAGAAGCGTCACGCATTATCGAAAGACCCCAACGCACACGCCATCGGAGGCACCAGCACCGGTGCAGTCGGCGCGTTCGTCGCAGCATGGCATCGCCCAGACCAGTTCCGCCGCGTGCTCTCACTTATCGGCACGTACGTCGCGATGAAAGGCGCGGACACCCTGCCCGAACTCGTCCGCAAGACCGAACCCAAACCCATCCGCATCTGGATGCAGGACGGTGCCAACGACCACATCACTCCCGACGAACCTTACGGCACCTTCTTCGCAGGCACCTGGCCACGCGCGAACCAGTTACTCTTCGACGCTCTACAGTTTAGTGGTTATGACGCAAAACTAACCATCGGCACCGGAGGCCACGACACTAAGCAAGGCTCCGCCGAATTGCCCGATGCCTTGAGATGGCTCTGGCGCGACTACTCCCCCGAACACGGCATCGGCACAATCGAAGTCCATCCACCCGCGGCGCAAAGCACCGCAGGCTTCGACAAACGAGGCAGTATCTGGGCCACTGTGGATGCGGTTGGTGGTTGGCAGGAAATTGGCCCCGATTGGGCAGCATCTGACCTTCAGCCAACATCAACAGGCGACCTGTACTTCGTCGATGGTGAAGATCACTTACATCGCTTCGATGGTCAAGTAAGCACGCAACTACACTATGGCGGTTGGCCACGCGCATATACGCTATTCCATGGAGGACCCAATCTTCTCGCTCCAGGATTTTATGACTCGTTGGACGAATACTCCCCGAGCTTACAGAAGCTTAAGGAATGGAAGATGCCACACGCGGAATGGATATGGTCTCTTCTTTCTCTCTCTGATCGAATGGTGTACCTGCTCACAAGCAGGAGTCCAACGAGTCGTGAAGATACTCGAATCTATTGGGCAGACCTCACTACAAGAACGGCCAAGTTCAATTCCGTTAAAGCTCCAGGGTCTCTTCTTGGCACACTAACTGCATCACCTGATCAAGCGATGCTCGTAATCACAGACCGCGAACATCGCCACCAATGGTCCATGCAGTTAGACAAAGACGGCAAGCCCATCAACCCTGAACCCTTCTACCGACTCGAAGTCCTCGACGACGAAACCGGCGCAAAAGGCGCAGCCTTCGACAGTATTGGTCAGGTTTACTTCGCGACAAAGATCGGTGTTCAAATCGCAGAGGCGAACGGCCGCATTGCCATGATCCTCAACAGCCCCATTCCAGACAAGCCGGTGGATAACATTGCATTCGGTGGCCCCGACCAGGATTGGCTCTACGTCACGGTCGATGGCAAACTCTATCGCCGCAAGATGAAAACCCACGCAGTCCCCGTCGACAAACCCGAGAAGCCACCACAACCACCGCTATAG
- a CDS encoding patatin-like phospholipase family protein — protein sequence MMFSGSYSRLLACTLMAGLFLPELSAQANGTVQAPASGGGSNQQTTPQQGPPQGALAPPPMQGNGAPNSPGDPFPDLGRKRIGLALGGGGALALSEIGVLRWMEENHIPVDVIAGTSMGSLVGALYATGHTPDQISALTSDTVFSKVFRIDTDFRQLNFRRREDQRFLPGGFNLGLKHGVSIRNGVLLDYGLNQFLNAQFLPYGADFSFNNLPLPFRCVATDILVGREAVFTRGPLAEAVRASISIPGLFPPLEDGGHIYVDGALTENLPTDLVKRELHADVVLAVSLPLTPPGVGDTSSLLGILGRSFSVASWSNEVRSRQLADVLIEPVAPAGAGTSDYAKADVLAKAGYLAAQKMAPQLLKYRVSDEEWEVYMAHREHREARPPRNIASVKIYAPNNHSAVGVRETVDDLPGKQLKTDQVEAKLNEVRSDGRYNTEYFLSQPGQVLNTEITGPANVGRHVEGRELLHPDEKRGPGDDTLPEMVEAAEQPAETPNNTVPPGKSEKKESKKKEPKPVFETVAPSSARKVATAIATKPGYIAGPGDVDLNMVVRDRPGGPPYLLLGANIISQSGGTNRATLDAIFTQQDLGTYKSEGRLLMRIGRVTQFVPEYYWRPNDHNFFIAPRLQLYRTLEPVWVDQHKVSDRLTQTAGGGVDFGYSQSHFTEWRFGYQMTHQLWNLSTGSDGQPDIHGNSQQVRLQYSFNGQDRAMVPRHGLRTDVSAGYLFNTVNTVNAPVLQASGAYFYDLGHNNTVSFSLEGGTMGNRQVADPFRFTLGGPLRLTASAYDEYRGTDYMLIRPAYFRRIAQLPMPLGQSIYIIGTYELGRMYAPDRDTLMRQDVFFGLAAETPIGALTFGPAIGDHDHRKFVFTLGRFF from the coding sequence ATGATGTTTTCCGGAAGCTACAGCCGCCTCTTGGCCTGCACGTTGATGGCAGGGCTTTTCCTACCCGAATTGTCTGCCCAGGCAAACGGAACAGTGCAGGCTCCTGCTTCCGGCGGCGGCTCCAATCAACAAACGACCCCACAGCAGGGTCCGCCTCAGGGCGCCTTGGCTCCACCCCCCATGCAGGGCAATGGCGCGCCCAACTCTCCGGGCGATCCTTTTCCGGATCTCGGTCGTAAACGTATCGGCCTCGCGCTGGGTGGTGGCGGTGCGCTCGCTCTCAGTGAAATCGGCGTGCTTCGATGGATGGAAGAAAATCACATTCCCGTGGACGTTATCGCGGGCACCAGCATGGGTTCGTTGGTTGGTGCGCTGTATGCAACAGGACACACGCCAGATCAGATCTCCGCGCTTACGAGCGATACGGTCTTCTCGAAGGTCTTTCGCATCGACACGGATTTTCGTCAGTTGAACTTTCGTCGTCGCGAAGACCAGCGGTTTCTTCCCGGAGGCTTCAACCTTGGTTTGAAGCACGGTGTTTCCATCCGCAACGGTGTTCTGCTTGACTACGGCCTGAACCAGTTTCTGAACGCACAGTTCCTGCCCTACGGCGCAGACTTCTCGTTTAACAATCTGCCACTGCCATTTCGCTGCGTAGCCACCGATATTCTCGTTGGCCGCGAAGCGGTGTTTACGCGAGGCCCGCTTGCTGAAGCGGTTCGTGCTTCCATCTCTATCCCCGGTCTGTTTCCGCCGCTGGAAGATGGCGGCCATATCTACGTGGACGGCGCGCTGACAGAGAACCTACCTACGGATCTGGTGAAACGCGAGCTTCATGCGGATGTAGTGCTTGCCGTCTCGCTGCCATTGACGCCTCCGGGCGTGGGCGATACCAGTTCGCTCCTCGGCATTTTGGGTCGCAGTTTTTCTGTCGCTTCCTGGAGCAACGAAGTTCGTTCCCGGCAGCTTGCAGACGTTCTCATTGAACCCGTCGCGCCTGCCGGTGCTGGTACTTCGGATTATGCCAAGGCCGATGTCCTGGCGAAGGCGGGTTACCTTGCCGCGCAAAAGATGGCCCCGCAGCTCCTGAAGTACCGCGTCAGCGACGAGGAGTGGGAAGTCTACATGGCCCACCGCGAGCATCGCGAAGCGCGTCCACCGCGCAACATCGCGTCGGTCAAAATCTATGCGCCAAACAATCACAGTGCTGTCGGTGTTCGCGAGACGGTGGACGATCTGCCCGGCAAGCAGCTGAAGACAGACCAGGTAGAGGCCAAGCTGAACGAAGTCCGCAGCGACGGTCGTTACAACACGGAATATTTCCTCTCGCAGCCGGGTCAGGTGCTAAATACCGAAATCACCGGACCGGCCAACGTAGGCCGTCACGTCGAGGGCAGAGAATTGCTGCATCCCGACGAAAAACGCGGCCCCGGGGACGATACGCTGCCAGAAATGGTGGAAGCGGCAGAGCAGCCGGCCGAGACTCCTAACAATACCGTTCCTCCCGGCAAGTCAGAGAAGAAGGAATCGAAGAAGAAAGAACCGAAGCCGGTCTTTGAAACCGTCGCTCCCAGCAGTGCGCGCAAGGTCGCCACTGCCATCGCAACCAAGCCCGGCTATATCGCAGGACCCGGTGATGTGGACTTGAACATGGTGGTGCGTGACCGTCCTGGTGGTCCACCGTATCTCCTGCTTGGTGCAAACATCATTTCTCAATCCGGCGGTACCAATCGTGCCACTCTCGATGCCATCTTCACGCAGCAGGATCTTGGCACATACAAGAGCGAAGGTCGTCTGTTGATGCGGATCGGTCGTGTCACACAGTTTGTACCGGAATACTACTGGCGCCCGAACGATCACAACTTCTTTATTGCGCCACGTCTCCAGCTCTATCGCACACTGGAGCCCGTATGGGTAGACCAGCACAAAGTTTCAGATCGACTGACGCAGACAGCCGGTGGTGGTGTGGATTTTGGTTATAGCCAGAGCCACTTCACCGAGTGGCGTTTCGGTTACCAGATGACCCATCAACTCTGGAACCTCAGTACTGGTAGCGATGGTCAACCTGACATCCATGGCAACTCTCAACAGGTGCGTCTGCAGTACAGCTTCAACGGGCAGGATCGTGCCATGGTGCCGCGTCATGGTCTGCGTACTGATGTGTCCGCGGGATATCTGTTCAATACCGTTAACACTGTGAACGCACCGGTTCTTCAGGCTTCTGGTGCATACTTCTACGACCTTGGGCACAACAACACCGTGTCTTTCAGTCTGGAAGGCGGCACCATGGGCAATCGTCAGGTCGCCGATCCTTTCCGCTTCACGCTCGGTGGACCGCTGCGTCTGACGGCATCCGCATACGATGAATACCGCGGCACAGACTACATGCTGATTCGTCCTGCTTACTTCCGACGCATCGCCCAACTGCCCATGCCCCTGGGGCAAAGCATTTACATCATCGGCACGTATGAGCTAGGCCGCATGTACGCACCAGACCGCGACACGCTCATGCGGCAGGACGTTTTCTTTGGGCTGGCGGCGGAAACACCCATCGGTGCGCTCACCTTCGGTCCGGCAATCGGCGATCACGACCACCGCAAATTCGTCTTCACCCTGGGAAGGTTCTTCTAG
- a CDS encoding YceI family protein: protein MSLRRILPAALLALSASLAVAQAPGGGQRGPGGPGGGPPPPPPPPTAGAKLDIIEGSSASYRVTEQLAGIDFPNEAVGTTTGVTGTIQIMPDGSIAPNSKLTVDLKGLTSDQGMRDGYIRNRTLETDKFPDAVFVPTSVTGVPKMVPSTGQVGVALTGNLTVHGVTKPVTFKGIATLDPRSSTVAGRALATFTFADFNLTKPTLARLMSVDDKITLELVYKFKRS, encoded by the coding sequence ATGTCCCTTCGGCGCATCCTGCCCGCCGCCCTTCTTGCCCTCAGCGCATCGCTCGCCGTAGCTCAGGCCCCCGGAGGCGGGCAGCGTGGTCCCGGAGGCCCCGGTGGTGGACCGCCGCCCCCACCTCCGCCGCCCACCGCGGGCGCTAAGCTCGACATCATTGAAGGTTCGTCCGCCAGCTACCGCGTCACCGAACAGCTTGCCGGCATCGACTTCCCGAATGAAGCTGTTGGCACCACGACGGGTGTTACGGGCACCATCCAGATCATGCCGGACGGCTCCATCGCGCCCAACTCCAAGCTCACCGTCGACCTGAAGGGACTCACCAGCGACCAGGGCATGCGCGATGGCTACATCCGCAACCGCACGCTGGAGACGGATAAGTTCCCCGATGCAGTCTTCGTCCCCACCTCCGTCACGGGCGTTCCGAAGATGGTGCCGTCCACCGGTCAGGTCGGCGTGGCCCTCACCGGCAACCTCACTGTCCATGGTGTCACCAAGCCAGTCACGTTCAAGGGCATCGCAACGCTCGATCCGCGCTCGTCCACCGTGGCAGGCCGTGCATTGGCGACGTTCACCTTCGCCGACTTCAATCTCACCAAGCCCACGCTCGCACGACTGATGAGCGTCGATGACAAGATCACGCTGGAACTGGTCTACAAGTTCAAGCGCAGCTAA
- a CDS encoding TIGR03435 family protein, producing the protein MTRHSLQWILVLLSLPATVHGLRAQQVHQDVTSPLKFDAVTVKPNKTGSSTMASMYHSGDMLQLENITLQVALWDVFDQQEYLIDGVPDWGKRLHFDIQGKILDATPQAIDALTLDQRRAMVIRVLQERFGLKTHWITRDAPEYALVVAKGGSKLTPTTFTRTSSGRNLYNWSAESVTTDDLAKGLAGTLRRPVENRTGLTGQYDFHLKWSADKSELSPGSAADDAPSIFTAVKETLGLELKPITGPVQVLVVDTLELPDEN; encoded by the coding sequence ATGACCAGGCACAGTCTTCAGTGGATTCTCGTTCTCTTAAGCCTGCCTGCAACCGTTCACGGGCTTAGGGCTCAGCAGGTTCACCAGGACGTCACCTCACCCCTCAAGTTCGACGCGGTGACCGTAAAGCCAAACAAAACCGGCTCATCGACGATGGCCTCCATGTACCACAGTGGTGACATGCTGCAGTTGGAGAACATCACGCTTCAGGTTGCCCTATGGGACGTATTCGACCAGCAAGAGTATTTGATTGATGGCGTTCCCGACTGGGGCAAAAGACTTCACTTCGACATTCAAGGCAAGATCCTCGACGCCACACCGCAGGCCATCGACGCCCTCACTCTCGACCAGAGAAGAGCCATGGTGATCCGGGTGCTACAGGAGCGTTTCGGCCTCAAGACCCACTGGATCACACGCGACGCTCCAGAGTATGCGTTGGTTGTGGCAAAGGGCGGGAGCAAGCTCACACCGACCACTTTCACACGGACGTCCAGCGGTCGAAATCTATACAACTGGTCTGCCGAAAGTGTCACCACGGACGATCTCGCGAAGGGGCTGGCGGGAACCCTTAGGCGTCCCGTCGAAAACCGTACCGGATTGACAGGGCAGTACGACTTTCATCTCAAATGGTCTGCCGACAAATCGGAATTGTCCCCCGGTTCAGCAGCCGACGATGCGCCTTCCATCTTCACTGCTGTCAAAGAGACTCTGGGACTTGAACTTAAGCCAATCACTGGGCCGGTGCAGGTGCTCGTCGTGGATACACTCGAGCTTCCCGACGAGAACTGA
- a CDS encoding YraN family protein — translation MGEDAAYFHLRRQGFRVVAQRWESDFTPGEIDVVAWEGETLCFIEVKTRRQNSPVAAEAAIDGDKQQAMERQADAYVRELPWPDGRRPNVAIRYDAVLVHLRDKGRPDVQLIRNVF, via the coding sequence ATGGGTGAAGATGCTGCCTATTTTCATCTGCGCCGACAGGGATTCAGGGTTGTTGCACAACGTTGGGAGAGTGACTTTACGCCAGGCGAAATTGACGTTGTGGCCTGGGAGGGCGAGACGCTGTGCTTCATTGAGGTGAAAACACGCAGGCAGAACTCCCCCGTTGCCGCAGAAGCCGCGATCGATGGTGACAAGCAACAAGCAATGGAGCGCCAGGCGGATGCGTATGTACGCGAACTACCCTGGCCCGACGGGCGCAGGCCGAACGTGGCCATTCGCTATGATGCCGTGCTGGTACATCTGCGCGACAAAGGCAGACCGGATGTGCAGCTGATCCGCAATGTCTTCTGA
- a CDS encoding aldo/keto reductase — translation MSVDQIKLGSQGAVVSREGLGCMGMSEFYGERNDAESAATILRALDLGITFLDTADVYGFGDNEILVGNTIKSRRDEVFLATKFANLRDRSKPDFWGISGKPEYVKQACEASLKRLGVDVIDLYYQHRVDPDTPIEETVGAMAELVKEGKVKYLGLSEAGAETIRRAHKVHPITALQSEYSLWTRDVETEILPTLRELGIGFVPYSPLGRGFLTGALTKENLNDGKDARVARYPRFQGENLDKNQLIVNRISEIAERRGVKLGQLALAWVFAKGDDLAPIPGTKRVKYLEENAAAASIKLSAEEVAELEAAVPTDEVAGDRYNEGGMKTIGR, via the coding sequence ATGAGCGTGGATCAAATCAAACTTGGATCACAGGGTGCCGTGGTCAGCCGCGAAGGTCTTGGCTGCATGGGCATGAGCGAGTTTTACGGCGAACGCAATGATGCGGAGAGCGCCGCTACGATTCTGCGCGCGCTGGATCTTGGCATTACCTTTCTGGACACCGCCGATGTTTATGGTTTTGGCGATAACGAAATTCTGGTGGGAAACACCATCAAGAGTCGACGCGACGAGGTATTTCTGGCGACCAAGTTTGCGAATCTCCGTGATCGTTCCAAACCGGATTTCTGGGGAATCAGCGGCAAGCCGGAGTATGTAAAGCAGGCGTGCGAGGCCTCGCTGAAGCGACTCGGCGTGGATGTGATTGATCTGTACTACCAGCATCGCGTTGATCCAGACACGCCAATTGAAGAGACCGTCGGTGCGATGGCGGAACTGGTGAAGGAAGGCAAGGTGAAGTACCTGGGCCTGAGTGAAGCCGGTGCCGAGACGATTCGTCGTGCGCACAAGGTGCATCCCATTACCGCGCTGCAGAGCGAGTATTCGCTGTGGACGCGCGATGTGGAAACAGAGATCCTGCCTACTCTTCGCGAGCTTGGTATTGGCTTTGTGCCCTATTCCCCGCTGGGGCGTGGCTTTTTGACTGGCGCGTTGACCAAGGAAAATTTGAACGATGGCAAGGATGCGCGTGTAGCGCGGTATCCGCGTTTTCAGGGCGAGAACCTGGATAAGAACCAGTTGATTGTGAATCGCATCTCGGAGATCGCAGAACGTCGCGGGGTAAAGCTTGGGCAGTTGGCTTTGGCATGGGTGTTTGCCAAGGGCGATGATCTGGCACCGATTCCGGGAACGAAGCGTGTGAAGTATCTGGAAGAGAATGCTGCTGCGGCTTCTATCAAGTTGAGTGCGGAGGAAGTGGCAGAGCTTGAGGCTGCTGTGCCTACCGATGAAGTGGCAGGCGATCGCTATAACGAGGGCGGCATGAAGACCATCGGTCGTTAA